The following are from one region of the Planctomonas sp. JC2975 genome:
- a CDS encoding SIS domain-containing protein: protein MTDDMTRRPGADLEAELTSQPDVWERAAALASRDLLPPDGQRIAVIGCGTSWFMAQAYASLRERNGRGETDAFAASEAFVDRDYDAIVAITRSGTTTEVLELLDDVRGRARRDRARTIGVVGDPNTPLVELVDDVIALAFADEHSVVQTRFATSALALLRASVGQDLSRAIAQARDVLAADLDDELIDAEQYTFLGTGWTVGIAHEAALKMRESSQSWTESYPAKEYRHGPIAIAAPGRVTWAFGEPPTGIAEDTAAAGARFEHNPIDAMADLVRLHRVALERARRKGLDPDQPRNLTRSVILDRP from the coding sequence ATGACGGATGACATGACGCGCCGCCCGGGCGCCGACCTCGAAGCGGAACTCACCTCGCAGCCGGATGTCTGGGAGCGCGCGGCAGCGCTGGCGAGCCGAGATCTGCTCCCGCCCGACGGCCAGCGCATCGCCGTGATCGGCTGCGGCACCTCCTGGTTCATGGCCCAGGCGTACGCGAGCCTGCGCGAGCGGAACGGGCGCGGCGAGACCGACGCGTTCGCCGCATCCGAGGCCTTCGTGGACCGCGACTACGACGCGATCGTCGCGATCACGCGCTCCGGCACGACGACTGAGGTGCTCGAGCTGCTCGACGACGTGCGAGGTCGCGCCCGCCGCGACAGGGCGCGGACGATCGGAGTCGTCGGGGATCCGAACACCCCCCTCGTCGAGCTCGTGGACGACGTCATCGCGCTGGCCTTCGCGGACGAGCACTCGGTCGTGCAGACGCGGTTCGCGACGAGTGCGCTCGCGCTGCTGCGGGCATCCGTCGGGCAGGATCTGTCACGGGCCATCGCCCAGGCCCGCGACGTTCTCGCCGCAGACCTCGACGACGAGCTGATCGATGCCGAGCAGTACACGTTCCTCGGAACGGGATGGACCGTGGGCATCGCCCACGAGGCCGCGCTGAAGATGCGCGAGTCCTCGCAGTCGTGGACCGAGTCGTACCCGGCGAAGGAGTACCGGCACGGACCGATCGCCATCGCGGCACCCGGCCGCGTGACGTGGGCATTCGGCGAGCCGCCGACGGGCATCGCCGAAGACACCGCCGCGGCGGGCGCCCGCTTCGAGCACAACCCGATCGACGCCATGGCGGATCTGGTGCGCCTGCACCGAGTGGCGCTGGAACGCGCGCGCCGCAAGGGGCTCGATCCCGACCAGCCGCGCAACCTGACCCGCTCGGTCATCCTGGACCGGCCATGA